A single window of Candidatus Cybelea sp. DNA harbors:
- a CDS encoding energy transducer TonB — TLASAACTHPNVEASVTDPQPPVLPHGLKASGTVEVSVTIAPNGTVTRTSVVKSSGSATIDDSVVAAARKSKYSPKVANCAPVEGSYIFRADFTPRP, encoded by the coding sequence ACGCTCGCATCGGCAGCGTGCACGCATCCCAACGTGGAGGCGTCGGTAACCGATCCGCAGCCGCCGGTGCTCCCGCACGGGCTCAAGGCGTCGGGAACCGTCGAGGTCTCAGTAACGATTGCGCCAAACGGAACGGTCACCCGAACGTCGGTAGTCAAATCGAGCGGCAGCGCGACGATCGACGATTCGGTCGTTGCCGCGGCACGCAAGAGCAAGTACTCTCCGAAGGTCGCGAACTGTGCACCCGTCGAGGGCAGCTACATCTTCCGCGCGGACTTTACGCCGCGCCCCTAA